The Actinomycetes bacterium genome includes the window GCAGCCCTCGGGCCGGTGGTTGCGGGCGCCGCCCGCGACGGTGCGCGCCTGGTCGTGCTGAGCGAGATGTTCTCGGTCGGGTTCTCCGCAGACACCGCCGCCATCGTCGAAGGTCCAGAGGGCCCTTCGACGACGTTCCTGGTGGACCACGCCGCGAGCCTCGGGGTCTGGGTGGTCGGCTCGGTGTGCATCGCCGATGGCGAAGCGGAGCTGCCCCGCAACGTGGCCGTGCTGGCCGGACCCGATGGTTCCGTGCACCGCTATCCGAAGCGCCACCTGTTCTCCTATGCAGGTGAAGACCAACGCATCGGCCCGGGGTTCCAGACGCTCACGGTCGACATCGATGGCGTTCGTACGTCGGTGTTCGTCTGCTATGACCTGCGGTTCGCGGATGACTTCTGGCAGCTGGCGGAAGCCACCGACGCCTACGTGGTCGTTGCCAACTGGCCGGCGGCGCGCACGTCGCACTGGCGGGCCCTGCTGGTCGCCCGGGCGATTGAGAACCAGGCATGGGTCCTGGGCGCCAACAGGGTCGGCGCGGGCGGCAACATCGACTACGAGGGCGACTCGCTGGTGGTCGATCCGCTGGGTGAGGTGGTGGCCGACGGCCATGGGCTCGGCGAGGCAGTGCTGACCGCGACCGTTGACACGGCGCGTGTGGCCGAGGTGCGCGCCCGGTACCCATTCCTTGCGGATCGCGTGGTGCCGGTACCCTCGATGCCTGATGACGACTGAGCCGGACACAGGCAACCTGGACGATACCGAAGAGGACCTCGGCACCGGCGAGGCCGCAGCGCAACCGGACGCGGGTGGTTCGACCACCAGCACCAGGCGGGCCGACAAGGTGCCGGTGCGGATGCTGAGCGACCGGATACTCGTGCAGTCCGAGGGCGGGTCGGGTGAGCGACGCACCAACAGCGGCATCCTGATCCCGGCAACGGCGCAGCTGGCCAGGCGGCTGGCATGGGCCGAGGTGCGAGCGGTGGGGCCCAACGTGCGTGCGGTGGAGGATGGCGACCACGTGCTGTACAACCCCGAAGAGGTCTACGAGGTCGAGGTGCGTGGTGACACCTACATCATCCTGCGCGAGCGCGACCTCCACGCGGTGGCCTCCGACCGCCTCGGCGAGCAGCACACCGGCCTCTACCTCTGACACGCGCACGAGGCTGGCGCGTATCGGAGTGGGCTCCGCAGGGGTGGGCGCACCTACGATTGGGGCCATGGCCCCCACAGCTACGCCGATTCCCCTGCGTGAGGACGACCTCGCGAAGGTGAAGTACAACGACGACGGACTCGTGGCTGCGATCGTGCAGGACGTCGACACCCGCGCGGTGCTGATGATGGCCTGGATGAATGCCGAGAGCCTGCAGATGAGCCTGGAGCAGGGCCGCACCGTGTTCTGGTCCCGCAGCCGCAACGAGCTGTGGCGCAAGGGTGACACGTCGGGTGACCGCCAGTTCATCCGCTCGGCCCACTACGACTGCGACGGCGACACGTTGCTGTTCCTGGTGGAGCAGGAAGGCAGGGGAGCTTGTCACACCGGGTCCTATACCTGCTTCTACCGGGCATTCGGCACCGACGACGAGACGACGTCATCGCCCGGACCCACCTGAGCACGTGAGTGATCACGGGGCGGTGTTCCCCGACCGCGAGACCTTTGCCCACTTGGCGCGAGGACACCGCGTGGTGCCCGTCATGCGGGTGCTGCTCGCGGACCTCACGAGTCCGGTGGCGGCATTCCTGCGTCTGTGCGGCACCGACGACGACGCCAGGGCGGGCTTCCTGCTCGAATCGGTTGACCACCGCGGACGCTGGAGTCGCTGGTCATTCATCGGCCGCGACCCGCGTGCGCGGATCGTGGCGCGCAACGGTGTGGTCGAGTTGAGCGGCGAGCATCCCGATGGGCTGCCAGTGGACGCGGGGGTGCTGGCAACCCTCGAGGCGCTACTCGAGCACTACCGGGCGCCGGAGGCGAAGGACTTCGGCGAGGGCGTCGAGCTGCCTCCGCTTCACAGCGGGGTTGTCGGCTACCTCGGCTACGACGTGGTGCGCGAGGTCGAGCGGCTGCCCGACGTGCCGACCGATGACCGCGGCTGGCCGGACGCCATCCTTTCCATCATCGGTGAGGTGGCTGCATATGACCACTACAACCAGCGGGTCACGCTCGTGGCCAACGCCTTCGTCGACGAGGGGGCCGGCGACGATGAGCTGGATGCCGCCTGGCACGATGCAGTTGCGCGGCTCGACCAGATGGCGCTCGACGGCGCGAGCACGATCGAGGAGCCGTTGGTCGAACCACCCACGGGAAGCGACCTGCCGGAGGTGGCTTCGTCGATGACGGGTGGCGCCTACCAGCGGGCGGTCGAGGTGGCACGCGAGCACATCCTCGCCGGAGACATCTTCCAGGGTGTGCTCGCGCAGCGCTTCGACTTCGACCTGTCAGCCGACCCGTTCGACGTCTACCGGGTACTGCGCCAGATCAATCCGTCGCCGTACATGTACTTCGTTCGCGAGCCCGAGCTGACCCTTGTCGGCTGCTCCCCGGAGCCGATGGTGCAGCTGATGGGTGACAAGGTGATCTCGCGTCCGATCGCGGGCACCAGGTTCCGCGGGGAGACCGAGGAGCACGACCGTCGGCTCGCAGCCGAACTCACAGAGCATCCCAAGGAACGCGCCGAGCACATCATGCTCGTGGACCTTGCACGCAACGACGTGGGCCGTGTCGTCGACTTCGGCACGTGCGAGGTGGATGAACTGATGATGCTGGAGCGTTACAGCCATGTGATGCACATGACCTCCCAGGTTTCCGGCCGCCTGAGGGCCGACCGCTCTGCGATAGACGTGCTGCGCGCAACCCTGCCTGCCGGGACGGTGTCGGGGGCACCGAAGGTGCGCGCCATGGAGATCATCGATGACCTGGAGCCGACCAAGCGCGGCCCCTACGCGGGAGTCGTCGGCTACCTCGACTTCTCCGGGAACATCGATACTGCGCTCGCCATACGCACGATGGTCATCGACCCGCCGGGTGCCGACGGAACCCGTCGCGGGTCGGTGCAGGCCGGCGCTGGCGTCGTGGCCGACTCCGATCCCGACGACGAGGAACTGGAGACCCGCAACAAGGCCAGGGCGCTTCTGGTCGCCGTTCCGGCCGCTGAGCGCATGACGGCCCAGCGCCGCGACGCGGCACCGGGTGCGGACCCCAAAGGGGACAGCCATGTCGAATGAAGTCAGTCCGGCACCAGCGGTCGGTGCAGTCGTGGCCGCCGAGTGGAACCGTGACGTGCTGAGCGTCACGGGGCCCGACTCCATATCGTTCCTGCAGGGCCAGCTGTCGGCTGACGTGGAGGCGCTGGAGGTCGGTAGTTCCACCCTGTCGCTGCTCCTTGATCCGGGCGGCAAGATGGTGGCGGTGCTGCGTCTGTGGCGCACCGATGAACGCATCGTGTTCATCGACACTGACGCAGGCTCCGGCGCACAGGTGCAGGACCGCCTGAGCCGCTTCCTGCTGCGCACAGATGCCGAGATCACCGCCCATGGCTGGCAGTGCGTGGCGGTGCGCGGGGAATCCAGCGCCTCGGTGGATGTCTCCCAGACCTCAGCGGTGCTGGTGGGCCCGTGCGTGTGGCCCGGAACCGAGGGACTGGACCTCCTCGGGCCATCGGTCTCGCCGCCTGCGTCTGCCGAGCCTGCGCCCGAGGGGCTGCTCGAGGCCCTGCGTATCCGCTCCGGGTGGCCAACCGCCGCGGCGGAGGTGACCGACGATGTGATCCCCGCCGAGATCGGTTCCTGGCTCATCGGGGCTGCAGTGAGCTTCACCAAGGGTTGCTACGTAGGCCAGGAGCTCACGGCTCGCATCGACAGCCGGGGCGGAAACACGCCGCGCAACCTGCGCCGATTCGAGGTCGCGCAACCAGCGCGCGCGGGTGACGCCGTGCTGGAGTCAGGCGGTGGCGACGGCGAGCCCGTGGGCACCCTCACCAGTGCGGTGCGCGACCCACGCACCGACACGACGGTCGCCCTCGGCTACGTGAAGCGGGGAGCGTCTGAGAGCCGGCTCGAGGTCCGCCCGAGCTGAGCAAGCCGCGGCCGGCTTCAGCAGTCGCAGATCGGGCTGTTTCGGGCTGGTCATAGCCCCCCCGGGCCAGTGGTGTTGCCGGCGGCTTCGACCACCGGCACGGGTGGGGATCGTATCGTGGCGGCGATGGAGCCGTTCTTTGCCGACGTCACCCGACCGATCCGCTTCGAGGGACCGGACACCGACAACCCGCTGGCCTTCCGGTGGTACGACGCGCAGCGGGTGGTGGGTGGCGCCACCATGGCGGAGCAGCTCCGGTTCGCAGTCGCCTACTGGCACAGCTTCGCGGCCGACGGCGCCGACATGTTCGGCAGCGGCACCTGGGACCGGCCGTGGTTCGCGGACTCCGAGGTCGACCCGATGGGAGCGGCACGCGACAAGATGGCCGCGGCGTTCGAGTTCGTCGAGAAGCTGGGCGCACCCTTCATCTGCTTTCACGACCGCGACATCGCCCCGGAAGGAACCACGTTCGCCGAATCGTGTGCCCGCCTCGACGAGATGGCTGACGAGATGGCCAATCACCTGCAGCGCACCGGCGTGAAGGTGCTGTGGGGCACAGCCAACTTGTTCTCACACCCCCGATACCAGGCCGGCGCCGCGACCAATCCCGATCCGGAGGTGTTCGCACACGCCGCGGCGCAGGTGGCGCACTGCCTGGATGTCACCAAGGCGCTGGGCGGACGGAACTACGTGCTGTGGGGCGGGCGCGAGGGCTACGACACGCTGCTCAACACCGACATGGGCCGCGAGCTGGACCAGCTCGCCCGCTTCCTGTCCATGGCGGTGGAACACAAGCACGCAATCGGGTTCAGCGGCCCGCTGCTGATCGAGCCGAAGCCGTTCGAGCCGATGAAGCACCAGTACGACCATGACGCGGCGGCGGTGGTCGGGTTTCTCGATCGCCACGGGCTCACCGACGATGTGAAGCTCAACATCGAGGTCAACCACGCCACCCTGGCGGGTTTCGACGTGGCCCACGAGGTGGCTGTTGCCAGCGCCCTCGGTGTATTTGGCTCGATCGACGCCAACTCGGGCGACGACCGGCTCGGCTGGGACGTCGACCGGTTCCCGGTGTCGCTGGAACAGATGTCGCTGCTGATGCTCGAGGTGTTGCGTGCAGGGGGTTTCACCAGTGGCGGACTCAACTTCGACGCGAAGCTGCGCCGTCAGTCGACCGACCGGACAGACCTGTTCCATGCCCACATCGGTGCGATGGACCTGATGGCCCATGCGCTGCTGGTCGCCCACGCGTTGCTCGAGTCAGATGAGCTCGCCGAGGCCCGCGACGGCCGCTACTCCGATTGGGACGGTGAGCTCGGCACGGCCATCCGCAGCGGTGCCATGACACTGGCCGACATGCACTCACGGGCTATGGGCACGGCGGCGCCGACGCGCCGTTCGGGTCGCCAGGAGGCGGTGGAGAACCTGGTGGCACGTGTCGTCGACCAGGTCCGCTGACAGCTGATGGGGCCGCCTCTGGTCATCGGGGTCGACTCGTCGACGCAGTCGACGAAGGCCGAAGCGCGCGAGCTCGGGTCCGGCGAGCGTGTCGGGACCGGCCGCTGCGAGCACCCGGCCACCTCGCCTCCGCGCTCGGAGCAGGATCCGCAGGCCTGGTGGGACGCGCTGGTGCAGGCGGTCGGCCAGCTGGGCGAACTCCGCGGTGACGTGGTGGCGATCAGCATCGGTGGCCAGCAGCACGGCCTCGTCGTGTGCGCAGGCGACGGCACGCCACTGCGGCCCGCCAAACTCTGGAACGACACGGAGTCGGCCGCCGAGGCCGAGGCGATGGTGTCCAGACTCGGCGCAGAGCGTTGGGCGCAATTGTGCGGGTCCGTTCCAGTGTCGGCATTCACGGTCACGAAGCTCGCGTGGCTGGTGGACCACGAGCCCGGTTTGCTGGGCGCGGTGGGCGCGGTGTGCCTCCCACACGACTGGTTGACGTTGCGGTTGTGCGGGCGGTTGGTGACGGACCGGGGCGACGCGTCCGGGACCGGCTGGTTCGACCTGGCGGGCGACCGCCCGACACTGCGGCGCGAGTTGCTGGCCGAGGCAGTGAGAGCCGCGCCCGGTGAGCTCGGTGACCCGGCGCACTGGGCTCCGCTGATGCCCGCTGTCCTGGGCCCCGCCGAGCCTGCCGGCATGTTGACCGAGGGGGCGGCCGCGGCTCTGGGCCTCGGAAGCGACGTCGTCGTCGGGCCGGGCACCGGTGACAACATGGCTGCGGCGCTGGGGCTCGGACTGGCGGACGGCGATGTTGCGGTGTCACTCGGCACCTCCGGGACGGTCTACTCGGTGGCATCGCACCCAACCCGCGACGCGAGCGGCGCGGTAGCGGGCTTCGCCGATGCGACCGGCAGGTTCCTTCCACTGGTGTGCACGCTCAACGCCACGAAGGTGACCGACACCGTGGCCTCCTGGCTGGGATTGTCGCCCGACGAGTTGGCTCGTCTCGCGCTGTCAGCCGATCCCCACGGGCCCGGCCGGCCGACCCTCGTGCCCTACTTCGACGGAGAGCGCACGCCCGATCTCCCGGACGCGACCGGCACGTTGGCCGGTCTGCGGAACGACACCACCCGCGAGGACCTGGCCCTGGCCGCCCACGACGGCGTACTGGGTGGCCTGCTGGCGGGGCTCGATGCGCTGCACGCCGCGGGTGTCGATGTGGCCGGCAGGCTGTTCCTAGTGGGTGGGGGAGCGCACTCGGCTGCATACCGCCAGCGTCTGGCCGACCTGACGGGGCGTACCGTTCGCGTTCCCGATGCCGACGAGGCGGTGGCGACCGGTGCTGCGTTGCAGGCAGCGGTGGCGGTCGGGGAGTCCGGGACCGGCGACCCCGCACGCCCTGCTTCCGCTGACCTGTTCGCTGCTCGCCAGGGCGCATGGGGACTCGGCGCCGGCAGCGACGTGTCGCCGCGCTGACCTGCGTGCGTCGCCGCCGGTCACGGCGAGGCGGAATCGGATTTGCCGGCGTCGCGTGGTCTGGGAACCTGTACGTGTGGCGACCTACCTGGACCGCATCCTCGAACACCACCGCGAGCGGGCCGCGGCCGACAGCCGATCGACCGACGCCCTCGTGCAGCGGTGCTCGTCACTCGCCCCACCGAGGGGGTTCCGGGCGGCCCTGGCCGGCAGCACCCGGCTCGCCGTGATCGCGGAAGTCAAGCGGCGTTCGCCCAGCAAGGGCGACCTGTTCGCCGACCTCGACCCGGCTGAGCTGGCCCGCACCTATGAGTCCGCAGGCGCAGCGTGCATGTCGGTGCTCACGGATGGGCCGCATTTCGGCGGTTCGCCCGAAGACCTCGCCGCCGCCCGCCATGCCGTGGGCCTGCCCGTCATACGCAAGGACTTCACGGTCAGTGCCAACGACGTGGTCGACGCGCGACTCATGGGCGCCGACGCCGTACTGCTCATAGCGGCGGCGCTTGATGACCCGGAGCTGGCCGACTTCTCCGTGCTGGCGCGCGAACTCGGTCTCGGCGCCCTGTTCGAAGTGCACGATGAGGCCGAGCTCGAACGGGTCATGGTGCTGGCCGGAACCGACATGGTCGGGGTCAACCAGCGTGACCTGGTCACCTTCGAGGTCGATACCCGGCGCGCGGTGCGGGTCGCCGCCGGGATTCCCGACACGGTCGTGAAGGTCGCGGAGTCAGGCGTGCGCGGCCGTCGCGACGCCGAGGAGCTGGCGGGCGCCGGCTACGACGCCGTGCTCGTGGGCGAGCACCTGGTCACAGCGGCCGAGCCGGCCGCGGCGGTCGCCGAGTTGGCCGTGCAGCGGCAGTAGATTCGTGGATGGACCCGGCCGCCCTGCCCCTCGGTCGTACACGGGTCCTGGAGCAGCGATGTTCATCAAGATCTGCGGGATCACCAACGAGGAAGACGCACTGATGGCAGTCGGCCTGGGCGCGGACGCCCTCGGGTTCGTGTTCGCGCCGAGCAAGCGTCAGGTCACGCCGGCCGCGGTGCGCGACATCGTCAAGCGCCTCCCGCCGGACGTACTCACCATCGGCGTGTTCCGTGACCAGGCCCCGGATGAGATCATTCGCACGGTGCTCGAGGCCGGCCTGTCCGGTGCCCAGTTGCACGGGCATGAGACCCCGGCCGACGCCCAGCAGGTCCGCCCGGCCTGCAAGGTGCTCTTCGTGGCACTCACCGCAGGCGACCCGGCCATGGAGCACCTCGACGAGTTCGGTGCCGATGCCCTGCTGCTGGACGCGGAGGTTCCCGGAGCCGGGCACGTGTTCGACTGGACTCTCGCCGAGTCGATTCCCATAGGGCGTCGGGTGATTCTCGCCGGTGGCCTCGATCCGTCCAATGTCGCCGACGGAATCGCGACCGTGCGCCCCTGGGGAGTG containing:
- a CDS encoding carbon-nitrogen family hydrolase, encoding MAVAVVQHDIAWENRAATLAALGPVVAGAARDGARLVVLSEMFSVGFSADTAAIVEGPEGPSTTFLVDHAASLGVWVVGSVCIADGEAELPRNVAVLAGPDGSVHRYPKRHLFSYAGEDQRIGPGFQTLTVDIDGVRTSVFVCYDLRFADDFWQLAEATDAYVVVANWPAARTSHWRALLVARAIENQAWVLGANRVGAGGNIDYEGDSLVVDPLGEVVADGHGLGEAVLTATVDTARVAEVRARYPFLADRVVPVPSMPDDD
- a CDS encoding co-chaperone GroES; amino-acid sequence: MTTEPDTGNLDDTEEDLGTGEAAAQPDAGGSTTSTRRADKVPVRMLSDRILVQSEGGSGERRTNSGILIPATAQLARRLAWAEVRAVGPNVRAVEDGDHVLYNPEEVYEVEVRGDTYIILRERDLHAVASDRLGEQHTGLYL
- the hisI gene encoding phosphoribosyl-AMP cyclohydrolase: MAPTATPIPLREDDLAKVKYNDDGLVAAIVQDVDTRAVLMMAWMNAESLQMSLEQGRTVFWSRSRNELWRKGDTSGDRQFIRSAHYDCDGDTLLFLVEQEGRGACHTGSYTCFYRAFGTDDETTSSPGPT
- a CDS encoding anthranilate synthase component I codes for the protein MRVLLADLTSPVAAFLRLCGTDDDARAGFLLESVDHRGRWSRWSFIGRDPRARIVARNGVVELSGEHPDGLPVDAGVLATLEALLEHYRAPEAKDFGEGVELPPLHSGVVGYLGYDVVREVERLPDVPTDDRGWPDAILSIIGEVAAYDHYNQRVTLVANAFVDEGAGDDELDAAWHDAVARLDQMALDGASTIEEPLVEPPTGSDLPEVASSMTGGAYQRAVEVAREHILAGDIFQGVLAQRFDFDLSADPFDVYRVLRQINPSPYMYFVREPELTLVGCSPEPMVQLMGDKVISRPIAGTRFRGETEEHDRRLAAELTEHPKERAEHIMLVDLARNDVGRVVDFGTCEVDELMMLERYSHVMHMTSQVSGRLRADRSAIDVLRATLPAGTVSGAPKVRAMEIIDDLEPTKRGPYAGVVGYLDFSGNIDTALAIRTMVIDPPGADGTRRGSVQAGAGVVADSDPDDEELETRNKARALLVAVPAAERMTAQRRDAAPGADPKGDSHVE
- a CDS encoding folate-binding protein YgfZ, with product MSNEVSPAPAVGAVVAAEWNRDVLSVTGPDSISFLQGQLSADVEALEVGSSTLSLLLDPGGKMVAVLRLWRTDERIVFIDTDAGSGAQVQDRLSRFLLRTDAEITAHGWQCVAVRGESSASVDVSQTSAVLVGPCVWPGTEGLDLLGPSVSPPASAEPAPEGLLEALRIRSGWPTAAAEVTDDVIPAEIGSWLIGAAVSFTKGCYVGQELTARIDSRGGNTPRNLRRFEVAQPARAGDAVLESGGGDGEPVGTLTSAVRDPRTDTTVALGYVKRGASESRLEVRPS
- the xylA gene encoding xylose isomerase, encoding MEPFFADVTRPIRFEGPDTDNPLAFRWYDAQRVVGGATMAEQLRFAVAYWHSFAADGADMFGSGTWDRPWFADSEVDPMGAARDKMAAAFEFVEKLGAPFICFHDRDIAPEGTTFAESCARLDEMADEMANHLQRTGVKVLWGTANLFSHPRYQAGAATNPDPEVFAHAAAQVAHCLDVTKALGGRNYVLWGGREGYDTLLNTDMGRELDQLARFLSMAVEHKHAIGFSGPLLIEPKPFEPMKHQYDHDAAAVVGFLDRHGLTDDVKLNIEVNHATLAGFDVAHEVAVASALGVFGSIDANSGDDRLGWDVDRFPVSLEQMSLLMLEVLRAGGFTSGGLNFDAKLRRQSTDRTDLFHAHIGAMDLMAHALLVAHALLESDELAEARDGRYSDWDGELGTAIRSGAMTLADMHSRAMGTAAPTRRSGRQEAVENLVARVVDQVR
- the xylB gene encoding xylulokinase, with protein sequence MGPPLVIGVDSSTQSTKAEARELGSGERVGTGRCEHPATSPPRSEQDPQAWWDALVQAVGQLGELRGDVVAISIGGQQHGLVVCAGDGTPLRPAKLWNDTESAAEAEAMVSRLGAERWAQLCGSVPVSAFTVTKLAWLVDHEPGLLGAVGAVCLPHDWLTLRLCGRLVTDRGDASGTGWFDLAGDRPTLRRELLAEAVRAAPGELGDPAHWAPLMPAVLGPAEPAGMLTEGAAAALGLGSDVVVGPGTGDNMAAALGLGLADGDVAVSLGTSGTVYSVASHPTRDASGAVAGFADATGRFLPLVCTLNATKVTDTVASWLGLSPDELARLALSADPHGPGRPTLVPYFDGERTPDLPDATGTLAGLRNDTTREDLALAAHDGVLGGLLAGLDALHAAGVDVAGRLFLVGGGAHSAAYRQRLADLTGRTVRVPDADEAVATGAALQAAVAVGESGTGDPARPASADLFAARQGAWGLGAGSDVSPR
- a CDS encoding indole-3-glycerol-phosphate synthase yields the protein MPTRRWRPVLRCRQRWRSGSPGPATPHALLPLTCSLLARAHGDSAPAATCRRADLRASPPVTARRNRICRRRVVWEPVRVATYLDRILEHHRERAAADSRSTDALVQRCSSLAPPRGFRAALAGSTRLAVIAEVKRRSPSKGDLFADLDPAELARTYESAGAACMSVLTDGPHFGGSPEDLAAARHAVGLPVIRKDFTVSANDVVDARLMGADAVLLIAAALDDPELADFSVLARELGLGALFEVHDEAELERVMVLAGTDMVGVNQRDLVTFEVDTRRAVRVAAGIPDTVVKVAESGVRGRRDAEELAGAGYDAVLVGEHLVTAAEPAAAVAELAVQRQ
- a CDS encoding phosphoribosylanthranilate isomerase → MFIKICGITNEEDALMAVGLGADALGFVFAPSKRQVTPAAVRDIVKRLPPDVLTIGVFRDQAPDEIIRTVLEAGLSGAQLHGHETPADAQQVRPACKVLFVALTAGDPAMEHLDEFGADALLLDAEVPGAGHVFDWTLAESIPIGRRVILAGGLDPSNVADGIATVRPWGVDVSTGVQVTGDPSRKDPVKVHGFIKAAREADPSAALQKAETESARPDGRQPFDWAEQGD